The genomic interval tgaaaaaatgaaaaaaaaaaatatatatatatatatatataagtttttcaaaaaaagagaggaaagaaatattaaaaatttgaaaaaaaatttaaaaatttaaaaacaaaatcaaaatttgaccgatatttgactgttgaccgatatattcaACCGATATGGGCGATATCGTAccgttttctaaatatcaccgatatatcggcgatttatcggccgatatatccgatatttagaacactgacCGAGGGCCTGAAACAACTTTTAAGAGGCCGGAGACTATCAAATAAATAAGACCCCATTTCCTTGTGAATTTAGAAACCCATCCAAAACCAGAAAAATTACCCTTCCCTCTAGACCTCTCAATAATTCCAACAAACACCGGCTGAAAAACCATACCGAAATCTGTTTGAAATCAGCAGTAAAGATTTTCAATGGGAACTTGTTAATCCCTTTTTAACCTGACATGTTTATTTTGAAAAGTATATAACCAACTCTGAGAGAACTAAATAATAGCCAGCTTGAAAACTGTCAAACCAACCATATCAAAATATTTCCATCAACCTCTGCAACACTGAATGTAGAAGTTCAAAACATTTTTATATGACAACGTTCGTGTCATACAGTTGCAGAACTGCAAAATACTGCACTTGTAATGTGAATGAGTAGAACTAGAATATCTCTacttaaaaggaaaaaagcaAATGATATCTACACCAACAGAGATAAGTTCATGGTCGTTCAATAGCCATCTTTTTAGCTCTAGTAACACAATTTCTAGCATACAAATTCTTTTAGTTTAAAATTGTTCCACCAACGAAAAGCAACAGCCAACCCTTatagttttaacttttaaaatGGCAACAACATGAATATTTGGCCAGGTCTCACAAACAAATTCTTTGCTAAGTATCATGGTGCATCCAGATAGCATAAATTCAATGAGGTAGTAGTTCTTATATGAGGTACCTGAGTGAAAGAGAGCAATCAGCAGAGGACAATGGTCAGGTGATATCTTTGTGGGATGAAAAATTTTTGCCTCAGGATAAAGCAACCTACAAACACTGACAGTGTATCACATGTTGATAATTTATTCAATACTATTAGTCCATGAAACAAGTTTCTTTATCGGTGAAAGCAATAAATTTGGTCTTTTAAAAGCCTTATCATACCTGCTAATACCAAAGATATAATAACGGTTTCCATCTAGAAACCAAGGGGAGCAAAGTAAAACTGGAATGGTATCACTTCTTGAATCACTATAGCGGGGTAGTACAGACCACAATGAATAAGGTTGCgatgataaagtgtaactacAATAACAGTAATGTTACTGTTATCGAATGTGCAATACTTACCAACTGGCTTTCCTTTTCTTCCAAGTACAATGATAGATAATTGCTCTTAATACCCCTCCAAATAGTATCCAACATGAacaatatctcatagacaacgTCCAGCTGACATCTATAATATGAGATATAGAATATCCTACATAATAAGATGATGACTTACGTCCGCAgatatttatttgattttgaagCCAAGCTAATCAACCAACTGACTAATATAATCTCCAGCAACTAGACTTCCTTGGACCAATTCATTGAAATGCAATCAAACTCATAATTTTGTTGATCCAAATCAAATGTGATTGACATCTTTAACAATCATGAGGTCACCTATCCTAAAGGATGGAAAAACCAGCTCACCCCGAGCTCTTTGTTGACAGCTCAAGCTGGGAAAATTCACTTGAGTTGCAACAATCTTATTACTATAATCCGAAAAGGCTTTGAGCAGTCAATGACTGGTTCGTTGGAAAATGAAGTTGGGAAAAATCACTTGAGACCAACTTTACTGCTTAATAGGCTTTAAATATTAAATGCATCCTCTTTGAGAGACCAATTGCCACTACTCTTCTCAGGCTCACTGctttaataaaaaattctcTCAACAACCTTAATTATAAGGGATTAACCGGTGGCCTTGCCACAGTTGTTACTTTGTATCACTTAGAAATTGTGGAATCTAAAAAACAAATCCCTCAACTTTCAGCCGGGAGTTGTCCTTAGACCAAAGAGAACTTAATTTTAGATTCGTGCAATTGAGTGCAATGTAGAAAGGGTATATTTTTTACACCCAAAGCTGTACCTAGCGTTCCTGTCAAATGGGTATAATTTGCAACTTAATTGCCCAAATGGGTATGGCTTCTTTGTGTTATACACTTACAATGAATATAACCTCTTTTTTTACACATAATATAACATGCTTCTTTATTATCAGTATATCTTTATTATCATTGACATTTTTTTAGCAGGAGAGAAAAACCCGAATGATTTCTCTGGGAATGATTCTTGTCCCTCAATCATGGCCAACTAATCAACCAGATACTCTACTAATGATGACCGATGCCTAATTgactgtatatgtatatattcaaACAAGAGACAATTTACCATGCTACCTTCTTAATAAGAATTCTTTCACCCTTCTAGTTCATTCAATTTCAGTAGCTGCAACTCCAGGGAAATTATGAGCTATCCTCCCACAATGCTTGACAGTGAAAAGCATTGAATATGTAATACTAGTCTCAGAGCTTAGTACTCTTAACTCTAAATTGAGTACACTCTAATTACCTAAAGGTCCAAAGAACAATATGCGAAGAAAATTAGGGAGGTAAAATAAGACCAACTCAAGAACttacaaaatttcaaaagatTAACATGTAAGTTTTGTACTCCATTATCAAATTTCCTTTCAAGTTCATCTGATTTGCTATTAACATTCCTAAGCATTTTGTATAGTAAAACATTTAAAAGATATGACACAATATAAGAACCCAAATAAGcacacacatacacacacacacatatatatataggacgGTTATCAACTGCGGATGTTCGCACCGTGCGGATTCGCCCATTCTGGCGACCGGCGACTTGCAACGACGGCCCGGATGGTGCCGGCCATGTCCCCCCCCCCTCCTGGAGCTCCTGTCTGTGCTGCAAATCTCCAGAATCTGcccagaaacttgaaatttccaataattttaaaattccGGCCACCGTGGGCCGGCGCTGCAACTCCGGCCGGTATAGACAGGAGCGCTGGGAGGGGGGAGTGCGGCGGGCACTATCTGCGCTGTCATTGCGCGTCGCCGGTAGCCGGAATCGCCGAACCGCAccgtgcggacgtccgcacctgaaacgGCTTATATAATGACAGCGTCGCCGGTAGCCGGAATCGCCGAATCACACcatgcggacgtccgcacctgaaacggcttatatatatgtgtgtgtgtataagtGCACATAGTTGGAAAATAAACATACCGTAAGACCAGATTTCCTCAAGGAAAACATCCAACATATCCACGATCAATGTGTCAGGATGGCTAGCTTCAACTGTTGCAGGAATAGAAAGTATGTCAGTAAGCACTTCAATTGActggaaatatatattaaatacgtGGATCATAAACTAATTTTAAGTGTGTCTACGTACTATACAGAACATGAAGTGGCAAGCTAGCTCTAAACAATATTGTTGAACGAAATTATGGTTGTCAGTGAACACACCAATGGACTGGCTTACAAGTTACAACCTTCATGCAAAGATTATTGTAACATTGTTTCCCTCTGTGTCTGCAACTTCTGTCAATATTAAATCCTTCATGTGCCTCACCACTGTAAACTTCATCACCACGTAAAGAGTTGGTCATCTTAAGCGAATTTGAATGTCCCAATCCTTCAATGTGCTTCACCCTCTGTGTCAGCTCAACATCAGAAGGGCTCGCGTAAGGTATTCCAACCATGACTACATACTGACCCATCCCATCACTTAAGTTGAGTGATATCTTACCGCCAATGACAGCAAGAAGTATGGCCCCACTCTGAGAAggattttctttcctttctccAGAAGACAAGTATCAATTGTTTCCATGTACACATTTAGAACAAATTCGACATATGTATTCTTCCTAGGCTCTCTAAATAGATGTTTCTTCTTCGTAATTCTATCGAGGATGCCTGAAGCCATCCATTGTAGACCTCTTCTTCATGATCAAATGAAGAGAAGAAGACAACAACCCCTTCCCGAACCATTACCCAAATTGCAAATCAAACACCATACCTCCTGTACCTGCATTTTTAATCCCATTAGTTTAATAGTTAGGCGTCATCTATTACAAAATCCAAAATAATTAGTTGACTACTAAGCAGGGGGGAAAATAGGTTTCATTACAATTTTTATTTGACAAATCTTTCCACTGCAACCAAGCAGCATATGTTGACAAAACAAGGATATATATGGAGCTATTTAAAATGACTTCAACTAGACAACATCAAAAAAAGAGATTGAAATGTAAGTGCCATGACTGATGAACTTCTGGAGCAGCacctaaaataaaaaatctgaTTAGAAGAGCTACGAGCAACTGTAACAGGCAAAATGTTATCTGGAGGAACAATGTGGCTACATGAAAAGAATGCATCTGGTTCGGTGGTAACCAAGGAACTTTGTTTCTTCTGTGGGTTTCATGTTTTACCTGCCAGTAGCACAGCATGTGCTTGTTCCATAATCTGCGGAATGTGAAGAGTTGATAATTCAGAACTTGCACAATGTCGGCATTTAACCAGGCCAAGTacaacaaacaaaatattGACAAATCGTCTCTCCTGTGAGCATAACATATTTTATGTATCCCCTTGTTGTCCAGAGCATGTTGGTTTAGTCCTTAAAATGATAAACCTCTCATAGCCATCTTTATTTGTCAGTGATCGCAAAAGATCAAATAATGCCTGGAAACTGGACAGTGTGCTTCTTTCCTCACTATCATCAAGAGAGCTGGCTAGTATATCCTCACTATGTAATACTATATCAACAACCAAAACCACTCCAAGACTCAATAGAGAAGCCTAGCCTTTACATATATCAACAGCAAAACCGTCTTTGTCTTTGTCAACATAGGCCCTGAAGCGACATTTAGGAATCTGGAGACTAACAAATAAATAATCCCCCCCCCCTCTTCCTTGTGGAAATATAAATCCATTGAAAGCTAGAAATTTATCCCTTTCTCTCGATCTTTCAATTGTTCAAACAAATATCTGCTAAACAATTAAACCATACCGCAATATTTTCAATCTGaactaaatattttttatgagaATTTTTTAAGGCCTTTCAACCTGATATGTTCATTTTGAAAAGTATAAAACCAATCCTGAGAGAACTAAATAATATAGTCAGCTTAAAAAACTGCCAAATCGACCATATATCAAGATATTCCCATCAACCTCTGCCATATTGAAACTGGAAGTTTAAAAGAATTTTATATGACAATGTTCGTGTCATACAATAGCAGGACTGCAATATCCTACACTTGAAATGTGGATGAGTAGAACGAGAACATCTCTACTttaataggaaaaaaaaagacatttgCACCAGCCCAGCAGACATTAGTTCATGCTTCATGGTTAATAGCCTTCTTTTAGACGCCAGTAACTCAATTATAGCATACAACGAAATGTAGATTTTTTTTGCCAGGACAAACAAATTCTTTTcaaatatcttttcaaatatCATGGTGCATCGAGATAGCATAAATTCGAAAAGCCATTAGTTCTCAAATTAGGTACCTGAGTGGAGAGTAATCAGTAGAGGACAACGGTCAGATGACATTCTTGTGAAATGGAAAACTTTTGGTCCATGAAAATGCAACCTCCAGTCACTGACACGAATCACCTGTGTGATCTTTTCTTCAATATATTACTGGTTCATGCTGGTTACTAGCATAAAAGCCTTGGCCTGCCAGCTAATCCAAGGAATGATATGATTATGGCTCCTTTCACGGAGACTTTTGTAATTTGTAGCCAAGCTAACAAACTGACTGATATATTCTCCAGCATATAGACTTCTTCACACCAATTCAATGAAATGTAAACAAAACTCATCTAATAATTCCCATGTCATTAACAATTTTTAACATCTACATCTGATCCAAAGTTCTGGTGACTGCAAAAATGCGAGATGAGGCTAGTATTTCTACATAACTCAACCCTGTTTCAATTTATCTACTGAAAAGACAAAATCTATTTGCTCATAAATAAATGAACAGTTCAGTATGACTGACCAGGAACAAGACAAACTATCCTTCAACATTGTCCGACATTGGAAAGCTTAAGTTCACCACCAGCAGATGAAATACATGATGCGATGCTTTATAAGCAAAATCAATTTATTTGGCGTTTCTCTTGATGCTAGCCTAAAACCCTCGGCAGGCCAACATTTCACAAAGT from Argentina anserina chromosome 2, drPotAnse1.1, whole genome shotgun sequence carries:
- the LOC126782528 gene encoding LOW QUALITY PROTEIN: uncharacterized protein LOC126782528 (The sequence of the model RefSeq protein was modified relative to this genomic sequence to represent the inferred CDS: inserted 4 bases in 3 codons; substituted 1 base at 1 genomic stop codon), whose product is MKHELMSAGLASLLSLGVVLVVDIVLHSEDILASSLDDSEERSTLSSFQALFDLLRSLTNKDGYERFIILRTKPTCSGQQXGYIKYVMLTGETIFPQIMEQAHAVLLAGKTXNPQKKQSSLVTTEPDAFFSCSHIVPPDNILPVTVARSSSNQIFYFRCCSRSSSVMVQEVWCLICNLXVMVREGVVVFFSSFDHEEEVYNGWXSGILDRITKKKHLFREPRKNTYVEFVLNVYMETIDSQSGAILLAVIGGKISLNLSDGMGQYVVMVGIPYASPSDVELTQRVKHIEGLGHSNSLKMTNSLRGDEVYSGEAHEGFNIDRSCRHRGKQCYNNLCMKVVTFEASHPDTLIVDMLDVFLEEIWSYGYSISHIIDVSWTLSMRYCSCWILFGGVLRAIIYHCTWKKRKASCYTLSSQPYSLWSVLPRYSDSRSDTIPVLLCSPWFLDGNRYYIFGISRLLYPEAKIFHPTKISPDHCPLLIALFHSGTSYKNYYLIEFMLSGCTMILSKEFVCETWPNIHVVAILKVKTIRISFAFFLLSRDILVLLIHITSAVFCSSATPVFVGIIERSRGKGNFSGFGWVSKFTRKWGLIYLIVSGLLKVVSGPRSVF